A genomic stretch from Dermochelys coriacea isolate rDerCor1 chromosome 24, rDerCor1.pri.v4, whole genome shotgun sequence includes:
- the LOC119847917 gene encoding interferon-inducible GTPase 5-like, which produces MASQSSEGIIKLSREELEALKAAFEEGNLAGVASRLQEMLELLESIQLDVGITGETGSGKSSFVNALQGLGDEDAGAACTGVVETTREPTPYQHPRYPNLTIWDLPGIGTPDFHPDAYLEQVGFSCYDIFFIIASQRFTANHAALARHIQVINKSFCFVRSKVDVDLDSSLRHRPSSYSEVGVLQEIQQNCLEGLQAQGIRSPQVFLFSAFDLSKYDFHLLGKTLERELSHHMKHAFLMALPNISLHILEKKKAAMLKQMWMVSTVACGVHAAPILGLLISCDVDVLARTLQDYCKSFSLDDDSLEKLAAEVGQPVGAVIKPPLAKEISSSLVVQLLIQAGGKVPKLSKEVLRSVPVLGSMASGALSFATTYKMLRSFMDEVTVSVQRVLIKAFEVDAEK; this is translated from the coding sequence ATGGCCTCACAGAGCAGTGAGGGCATCATCAAGCTGTCGAGGGAGGAGCTGGAGGCCCTGAAAGCTGCTTTTGAGGAGGGGAACCTCGCCGGAGTGGCCTCCAGGCTGCAGGAGATGCTGGAGTTGCTGGAGAGCATCCAGCTGGACGTGGGCATCACAGGCGAGACCGGCTCCGGAAAGTCGTCCTTCGTCAACGCCCTGCAGGGCCTGGGTGATGAGGATGCAGGTGCCGCCTGCACCGGTGTGGTGGAGACCACCAGGGAGCCGACTCCATACCAGCATCCCCGGTACCCCAACTTGACCATCTGGGACCTGCCGGGGATTGGCACGCCCGATTTCCATCCTGACGCCTACCTGGAGCAAGTTGGCTTCTCGTGCTACGACATCTTCTTTATCATCGCCTCGCAGCGCTTCACCGCCAACCACGCTGCTCTGGCCCGCCACATCCAAGTCATCAACAAGAGCTTCTGCTTCGTCCGCTCCAAGGTGGACGTGGACCTGGATTCCTCCCTCAGGCACCGGCCATCAAGCTACAGTGaggtgggggtgctgcaggagATCCAGCAGAACTGCCTGGAGGGTCTGCAGGCCCAAGGCATCCGCTCGCCCCAGGTCTTCCTCTTCTCAGCCTTTGATCTCAGCAAGTACGACTTCCACCTCCTGGGGAAGACGCTGGAGAGGGAGCTGAGCCACCATATGAAGCACGCCTTCCTGATGGCCCTACCCAACATCTCCCTGCACATCCTGGAGAAGAAGAAGGCTGCCATGCTGAAGCAGATGTGGATGGTCTCCACTGTGGCCTGCGGTGTCCACGCTGCGCCCATCCTAGGGCTCCTGATTTCCTGTGATGTGGATGTCCTCGCTAGGACCCTGCAAGATTACTGCAAGAGCTTCAGCCTGGACGACGACTCTCTGGAGAAGCTGGCGGCAGAAGTGGGGCAGCCGGTGGGGGCTGTTATCAAGCCACCACTGGCCAAGGAGATCTCCAGCAGCCTGGTGGTGCAGCTGCTGATTCAGGCAGGTGGCAAGGTGCCAAAGCTATCTAAGGAGGTGCTGCGCTCTGTCCCTGTGCTGGGCTCCATGGCATCTGGAGCACTGTCTTTTGCCACCACTTACAAGATGCTGAGGAGTTTCATGGATGAGGTGACTGTCAGTGTCCAGAGGGTGCTGATCAAAGCCTTCGAGGTGGATGCTGAGAAAtga